One window of the Rhinoraja longicauda isolate Sanriku21f chromosome 2, sRhiLon1.1, whole genome shotgun sequence genome contains the following:
- the lrrc3b gene encoding leucine-rich repeat-containing protein 3B, with amino-acid sequence MNLMDLFLARSLSTYFLLQSFVLLILCFHTTSMCPKGCLCSHISSLNVSCSNANLKEIPRDLPLDTALLYLDSNQIRSVPNEIFKDLYQLKVLNLSKNVIESIEEQAFKGVVDTLQTLDLSNNKIRSVHKDTFSKLKGRAQISDNPWHCDCTLQKILHDMPSKHETASNIICETAVLEQHTGKSFLNAAKEADLCNLWKKTTDVAMLVTMFGWFTMVISYVVYYVRQNQEDTRRHLEYLKSLPSKQKKPEESDDISTVL; translated from the coding sequence ATGAACCTGATGGACCTATTCCTAGCTCGCTCTCTCTCCACATATTTTTTGCTGCAAAGTTTTGTGCTCTTGATACTGTGCTTTCACACCACCAGCATGTGTCCTAAGGGGTGCCTGTGTTCTCACATCAGCAGCTTAAATGTAAGCTGCAGCAATGCGAACCTTAAAGAGATTCCCAGGGACCTGCCCCTAGACACTGCCTTACTTTACTTGGACTCCAATCAAATCAGGTCTGTTCCCAATGAGATCTTCAAAGACCTGTATCAGCTCAAAGTACTTAATTTGTCCAAAAATGTTATTGAATCCATAGAGGAGCAGGCGTTCAAAGGGGTGGTGGATACCTTGCAGACTCTCGATCTTTCGAACAACAAAATTAGAAGCGTGCACAAAGACACTTTCAGTAAGCTCAAAGGCCGAGCCCAGATTTCTGACAATCCGTGGCATTGTGACTGCACCCTCCAGAAGATACTGCACGACATGCCCTCCAAACATGAAACAGCCAGCAACATTATCTGTGAGACCGCCGTCCTGGAGCAACACACTGGCAAGTCCTTCCTCAATGCTGCCAAAGAAGCTGACCTCTGTAACCTGTGGAAAAAGACAACCGATGTGGCAATGCTGGTCACGATGTTTGGCTGGTTCACCATGGTAATATCTTATGTGGTGTACTATGTGCGACAGAACCAGGAGGATACAAGAAGGCATCTTGAATATTTAAAATCACTCCCAAGCAAGCAAAAGAAGCCGGAGGAATCGGATGACATTAGTACTGTGCTATAA